In the Candidatus Neomarinimicrobiota bacterium genome, one interval contains:
- the guaA gene encoding glutamine-hydrolyzing GMP synthase, with product MKGHNTVVVLDFGSQYTQLIARRVREEGVYSEILPYNASIDEIRQLSPKALILSGGPSSVYEKEAPIASRDILDLGIPVLGICYGLQLLGQFYGVNIESSDKKEYGRSELIIDEDDPLFSGFNGSSTVWMSHGDKIENLPEGFRKLGHTENSEFAAIRHNTKEIYGIQFHPEVAHTENGKKLLHNFVRNISKISGDWTPKTFVKESVQHIREAVGENKVLCAVSGGVDSTVMAVLLDKAIGKRATFVFIDTGLLRLNEAKNNMKMFGEILDIDVQLFDRSEQFLTALAGISDPETKRKIIGKTFIDVFSEITENLGEHKFLAQGTLYPDIIESKPVYGPSETIKSHHNVGGLPDDMDFELVEPLKELFKDEVRNVGREIGISEVAIGKHPFPGPGLAVRCPGEVTEEKLDLIRRSDDIFISELQKSGNYDKVWQAFTVLLPVKSVGVMGDKRTYSNAIALRAVTSVDGMTADWGHLPYDLLGKVSDKIINEIDGINRVVYDISSKPPATIEWE from the coding sequence ATGAAAGGACACAACACTGTAGTTGTTCTCGATTTTGGTTCGCAATACACCCAGCTCATTGCAAGACGAGTCAGAGAGGAAGGCGTTTATTCTGAAATTTTGCCATACAATGCTTCTATTGATGAAATCCGACAGTTATCACCTAAGGCGTTAATTCTGTCCGGGGGTCCTTCGAGCGTATATGAAAAGGAAGCCCCAATAGCGTCTCGTGATATACTGGATTTGGGAATACCCGTTCTTGGTATTTGTTACGGGTTGCAGCTTTTAGGACAATTTTATGGCGTTAATATTGAATCTTCGGATAAAAAAGAATACGGACGCTCAGAACTGATAATAGATGAAGATGATCCGCTTTTTTCAGGTTTTAACGGCAGCTCCACCGTCTGGATGAGTCATGGTGACAAAATCGAAAACCTTCCTGAAGGATTTCGAAAGCTCGGACACACGGAAAATTCTGAATTTGCGGCTATCAGACATAACACAAAAGAAATATATGGAATTCAGTTTCACCCTGAAGTAGCGCATACTGAGAATGGAAAAAAGCTGCTTCATAATTTCGTCAGAAATATCTCTAAAATTTCAGGTGATTGGACGCCGAAGACTTTTGTCAAAGAGTCGGTTCAGCATATTAGAGAAGCAGTAGGAGAAAATAAAGTTTTATGCGCAGTTAGCGGTGGCGTGGATTCTACTGTTATGGCTGTGCTGCTGGACAAAGCAATCGGTAAACGCGCAACATTTGTGTTTATAGACACAGGACTTCTGAGACTCAACGAAGCCAAAAATAATATGAAGATGTTTGGCGAAATATTGGATATCGATGTGCAGCTATTTGACAGAAGTGAACAGTTTCTGACGGCACTTGCGGGAATCAGCGACCCGGAAACCAAGCGTAAGATAATCGGAAAGACTTTTATAGATGTATTTAGTGAGATAACCGAGAACCTTGGCGAGCATAAGTTCCTTGCGCAGGGAACATTATATCCTGACATAATCGAAAGTAAGCCGGTATACGGACCCTCAGAGACTATTAAATCTCACCACAATGTGGGTGGTCTGCCCGATGATATGGATTTTGAATTAGTAGAACCGCTAAAGGAATTATTTAAAGACGAAGTCAGAAATGTCGGTAGAGAAATTGGAATATCTGAGGTAGCCATCGGAAAGCATCCGTTTCCTGGCCCCGGATTGGCTGTCAGATGCCCGGGTGAAGTGACTGAAGAGAAGTTGGATCTCATAAGACGGTCTGACGATATATTCATAAGTGAGCTACAAAAATCCGGAAATTATGATAAAGTATGGCAAGCATTTACTGTTCTGTTGCCGGTTAAGAGTGTGGGAGTAATGGGAGATAAACGAACCTATTCGAATGCTATCGCATTAAGAGCGGTAACAAGTGTTGACGGTATGACCGCTGATTGGGGTCATCTGCCATATGACCTTCTCGGAAAAGTATCAGATAAGATAATTAACGAAATTGACGGCATAAATCGAGTTGTGTATGACATTAGTTCTAAGCCGCCGGCAACAATTGAATGGGAGTGA
- a CDS encoding response regulator: MTRGKILWADDEIDLLQPHLMYLQERGYDVTGVTNGDDAIELVAEDNFDIVLLDQMMSGRDGLSTLEEMKKISPNLPIIMITKHEEESIMEEAIAGKITDYLTKPVNPSQILMACKKILETSKISSERLSRDHINEFRVINEMLNMNPTKDEWIDIHVKISEMEVELDSNSDSSLGFMLADLKKECNTLFFKFVTENYSKWVNDDRTDSPTLSTDIISRYAYPLLKEGKEVVFLLIDCMRLDQWFSIEKYLYEYFNMSVEYSYSILPTATPFSRNSIFSGLFPKELSEKYSDIWRKAWEDEGSMNRHEDLYLEEQLKRLKIDLKPALKYAKVLTAIEGKAIEKQIPTYVGVPFISLVVNFVDILTHTRSESDIIKEIAPDESGFRSITRSWFENSWLFQALKKFSEMGKTVILTTDHGSIKVTRGTKVIGDRETSTGLRYKYGRSLKSEEKETYFLKNPHDWKLPLKGVNTNFIFSKSDYFFLYPTNYNKYLNYYKDTFQHGGISLEEMILPVVTLEPKK, from the coding sequence ATGACACGCGGCAAAATACTGTGGGCTGATGATGAGATAGATCTTCTTCAACCTCACCTGATGTATCTCCAAGAAAGGGGCTATGACGTAACCGGTGTAACAAATGGTGACGATGCAATAGAACTTGTTGCAGAAGATAATTTTGATATCGTACTCCTTGATCAAATGATGAGTGGAAGAGACGGACTTTCCACTCTTGAAGAGATGAAAAAAATCTCTCCGAACTTACCAATAATAATGATTACGAAGCATGAAGAAGAGAGTATTATGGAGGAAGCAATAGCCGGAAAAATCACGGACTATTTAACTAAGCCGGTGAATCCAAGCCAGATTTTAATGGCTTGCAAAAAGATTTTAGAAACATCCAAGATTTCTTCCGAACGGTTATCAAGAGATCATATAAACGAATTTCGGGTTATCAATGAAATGTTAAATATGAATCCGACCAAGGACGAGTGGATTGATATTCATGTAAAAATATCTGAGATGGAGGTGGAGCTTGATTCTAACAGCGATTCGAGTTTAGGATTTATGCTTGCTGACTTGAAAAAGGAATGTAATACTCTCTTTTTTAAGTTTGTGACTGAAAATTACTCCAAATGGGTAAATGATGACAGGACTGACAGTCCTACCCTATCAACGGATATTATATCGAGATACGCATATCCCCTACTGAAAGAAGGAAAGGAAGTAGTCTTTTTGCTAATCGACTGTATGAGACTTGACCAATGGTTTTCAATCGAAAAATATTTATACGAATATTTTAATATGTCAGTAGAATATTCATATTCTATACTCCCTACGGCAACTCCATTTTCAAGAAACTCGATTTTCAGCGGGCTATTTCCGAAAGAATTATCAGAAAAATATTCTGATATATGGAGAAAAGCGTGGGAGGATGAAGGGTCAATGAATAGGCATGAAGATCTATATTTAGAGGAGCAGCTCAAAAGATTAAAAATCGATCTTAAGCCTGCATTGAAATATGCGAAAGTGCTAACGGCAATCGAGGGAAAAGCTATCGAGAAGCAGATTCCAACTTATGTGGGTGTGCCGTTCATTAGCCTTGTCGTAAATTTTGTTGATATTCTCACACATACGCGGTCCGAATCGGATATAATTAAAGAAATTGCTCCCGATGAATCAGGATTCAGATCTATCACCCGCTCATGGTTTGAAAATTCGTGGCTTTTTCAAGCGTTGAAGAAATTTTCTGAAATGGGAAAAACAGTAATTTTAACAACAGACCACGGAAGCATTAAGGTAACTCGGGGTACTAAAGTGATCGGTGACCGAGAAACATCCACGGGGCTAAGATACAAATATGGCAGGAGTCTGAAAAGTGAGGAGAAGGAAACGTATTTCTTGAAGAACCCGCATGATTGGAAACTTCCATTAAAGGGTGTCAATACGAACTTCATTTTCTCGAAGAGTGATTACTTTTTCCTATATCCGACAAATTATAATAAATATTTAAATTATTACAAGGATACGTTTCAACATGGCGGGATATCGCTTGAGGAGATGATATTACCCGTTGTGACCTTAGAACCGAAAAAATGA
- the tsaE gene encoding tRNA (adenosine(37)-N6)-threonylcarbamoyltransferase complex ATPase subunit type 1 TsaE: MTLELDITVSEKIINTHSAEETIKEGKILGSGLRSGDVVALIGDLGAGKTVFTQGICAALSSNNSVISPTFTIVNEYDGLHKIFHFDAYRIESQKDFISIGFEDYLLEEGICIIEWADKIKELLPERTIWVKFYHNEIEENQRELRIKFPEEDIN; this comes from the coding sequence ATGACATTAGAATTGGATATAACCGTTAGCGAGAAAATAATTAATACTCACAGCGCTGAAGAAACTATCAAAGAAGGCAAGATTTTAGGTTCGGGGCTGAGAAGCGGAGATGTGGTTGCTCTCATAGGTGATTTGGGAGCAGGTAAAACGGTGTTCACGCAAGGAATATGTGCGGCATTGAGCAGTAACAATTCAGTAATAAGTCCTACTTTCACGATAGTAAACGAATACGATGGTTTGCATAAGATATTTCATTTTGATGCTTATCGGATTGAGAGTCAAAAGGATTTTATCTCCATCGGATTCGAGGATTATCTTTTGGAAGAAGGGATTTGTATTATTGAATGGGCGGACAAGATAAAGGAATTGCTTCCAGAACGAACTATATGGGTAAAATTTTATCATAATGAGATTGAGGAAAATCAGAGGGAACTGCGGATTAAATTTCCTGAGGAAGATATAAATTGA
- the tsaB gene encoding tRNA (adenosine(37)-N6)-threonylcarbamoyltransferase complex dimerization subunit type 1 TsaB, which yields MKLLAIDTSSTQCSVAVIKDGLILNSSAEDSNHKHSTALATMAKGALIDSGIELADIDGIAVAIGPGSLTGLRVGLAFAKGLCMAASLKIVAVPTLDAMSRAVKGEHSYVMPIIRAKKGFLHTALYENGKLKEIEPYKLTADENLSTEIFSKTILVGDDAVIESVSQFTNAYEIMKSSSLHPVAEGVALIGEKMLKRGKSSELSKLEPDYKMEFKAVKWIPEAISI from the coding sequence TTGAAATTACTGGCTATTGATACTTCTTCCACCCAATGCAGCGTAGCCGTGATTAAGGATGGCTTGATATTGAATTCTTCTGCTGAAGATTCAAATCATAAACATTCCACGGCTCTTGCAACAATGGCAAAAGGTGCCCTGATAGACAGTGGAATTGAGTTAGCTGATATTGACGGAATAGCGGTTGCCATCGGACCCGGTTCGCTCACGGGTTTACGGGTAGGTCTCGCTTTTGCAAAGGGTCTTTGTATGGCAGCATCATTAAAGATAGTGGCTGTGCCTACACTTGATGCGATGTCGCGCGCTGTTAAAGGAGAACACAGTTACGTAATGCCGATAATCAGGGCGAAAAAGGGATTCTTGCATACAGCGCTGTATGAAAATGGTAAATTGAAAGAGATTGAACCTTATAAACTCACCGCTGACGAAAATCTTTCGACTGAGATTTTTAGCAAAACAATATTAGTTGGAGATGACGCTGTTATTGAAAGTGTCTCTCAATTCACTAATGCGTATGAAATAATGAAGAGTTCAAGTTTACACCCTGTGGCGGAAGGAGTTGCACTGATTGGTGAAAAGATGTTAAAACGGGGGAAAAGCTCGGAGCTCTCTAAATTAGAACCGGATTATAAAATGGAATTTAAGGCAGTAAAATGGATACCCGAAGCGATATCAATATAA
- a CDS encoding acetyl-CoA carboxylase carboxyltransferase subunit beta, with product MSWFKRVQKGLHTSQKREMPDNLWIKCKGCGEILYRKELEKGLYVCPKCGYHFRTGSLSYIPILADENSYTEISPNMTSSDPLGFKTTKKYSDQIKEAKKRTGLADACRVGYARIDNYPVVLGVMDFGFIGGSMGSVVGEKVARGIDAARENNCPIILVSSSGGARMQEGILSLMQMAKTSVKLGLISKKGPLFISIVTDPTTGGVTASFAMLGDVIIAEPGAQIGFAGQRVIKQTIGQDLPEGFQRAEFLMEKGFVDMIVERKNMKAEVSKIIRFFHND from the coding sequence TTGAGTTGGTTTAAGAGAGTACAAAAAGGGTTACATACTTCTCAGAAACGGGAAATGCCTGACAATCTTTGGATTAAGTGCAAAGGATGCGGAGAAATTTTATATCGAAAAGAATTGGAAAAAGGGCTCTATGTCTGTCCAAAGTGCGGGTATCATTTTAGGACGGGAAGCCTATCGTACATACCGATTCTCGCTGATGAAAATAGTTACACTGAAATATCCCCGAATATGACGTCCTCCGACCCACTCGGGTTTAAAACTACAAAAAAATATTCGGATCAGATAAAGGAAGCAAAAAAACGTACCGGGTTGGCAGACGCATGCAGGGTAGGTTACGCCAGAATTGATAATTATCCTGTGGTATTGGGTGTAATGGATTTCGGATTCATAGGGGGGAGCATGGGTTCGGTTGTGGGTGAAAAGGTCGCCCGGGGAATTGATGCGGCGCGCGAGAATAACTGTCCGATAATATTGGTAAGCAGTTCAGGAGGCGCACGGATGCAGGAGGGGATTCTTTCGCTAATGCAAATGGCAAAAACAAGTGTGAAATTAGGTCTGATTTCTAAAAAAGGTCCGTTATTCATATCAATCGTCACCGATCCAACTACGGGCGGAGTTACAGCGAGTTTCGCAATGTTGGGAGATGTAATTATTGCCGAACCGGGAGCGCAAATAGGATTCGCGGGTCAAAGAGTGATAAAACAAACTATCGGACAAGACTTACCCGAGGGATTTCAAAGAGCCGAATTTCTTATGGAAAAAGGTTTCGTGGATATGATAGTTGAGCGGAAGAATATGAAAGCTGAAGTATCCAAAATCATAAGATTTTTTCATAATGACTAA
- the rimI gene encoding ribosomal protein S18-alanine N-acetyltransferase codes for MDTRSDINIRFMSEEDLSWVTEVENRCFPDPWLTEAFEAEINQNDFSKPIVALLGDKRVGYAVPRYIADELEITNFAVDPDFRRMNVGSMMLGRILSDGEKRDVKYGYLEVRVGNLAAIKLYKKFGFNEVGLRKNYYSGINTDAIIMMKNFS; via the coding sequence ATGGATACCCGAAGCGATATCAATATAAGGTTTATGTCCGAGGAGGACTTAAGCTGGGTTACAGAGGTTGAAAACCGCTGTTTTCCGGATCCGTGGTTAACAGAAGCTTTCGAGGCGGAGATCAATCAAAACGATTTTTCTAAGCCGATTGTCGCCTTACTCGGAGATAAAAGGGTCGGATACGCCGTGCCCAGATATATTGCAGATGAACTTGAAATAACGAATTTTGCTGTTGATCCCGATTTTAGAAGGATGAATGTCGGTTCAATGATGCTGGGAAGGATATTAAGTGATGGAGAGAAGAGGGATGTAAAATATGGCTATCTTGAGGTGAGGGTAGGAAACCTGGCAGCGATAAAATTGTATAAAAAATTCGGGTTTAATGAAGTCGGATTAAGAAAGAATTATTATTCCGGAATCAATACAGATGCGATTATTATGATGAAAAATTTTAGTTAA
- a CDS encoding FecR domain-containing protein, with product MHNRYFKFLIISILSLFVHSSLFAQGDGVAVTAKIKGKTEHKPAGGSYQSDLKRGTLIRDRAWVRTKDDGYLALMFIDDKSLLKLRENSELEIRADRSAGGLNKSIRMSFGKVKAEISPQRSGEFIISTPTSVASVKGTIFWIISTPEGDQFIGIEGTVEVTNNESGQTVTVTAGQTATSNPDGSIDVQPTPEGGVPEDPGATEDEGNQLRIRLENADGETKEIIINY from the coding sequence ATGCATAATCGATATTTTAAATTTTTGATAATTTCAATTTTGTCGCTGTTTGTTCATAGTTCTCTATTCGCACAAGGTGACGGTGTAGCTGTAACTGCAAAAATTAAGGGTAAGACCGAGCATAAACCCGCCGGCGGAAGCTATCAGTCGGATTTAAAACGTGGAACACTCATAAGGGATCGAGCTTGGGTTAGAACTAAAGATGACGGTTACTTAGCGCTGATGTTCATCGATGACAAATCCCTGCTGAAGCTGAGAGAAAATTCCGAATTAGAGATTCGCGCCGATAGATCAGCAGGAGGGTTAAACAAATCAATACGGATGAGCTTTGGAAAAGTAAAGGCAGAGATTTCGCCGCAAAGGAGCGGTGAATTTATTATTTCCACGCCCACATCTGTTGCTTCCGTGAAAGGGACGATATTCTGGATTATTTCCACACCTGAAGGAGATCAATTCATAGGAATTGAAGGAACAGTAGAAGTTACCAATAACGAAAGTGGCCAAACTGTTACAGTAACGGCAGGACAAACGGCCACATCGAATCCTGATGGAAGCATAGACGTGCAGCCCACACCTGAGGGTGGCGTACCTGAAGACCCGGGCGCGACAGAGGACGAAGGCAATCAATTACGTATTCGTCTGGAAAATGCTGATGGTGAAACTAAAGAAATCATTATAAACTACTGA
- a CDS encoding adenylate/guanylate cyclase domain-containing protein codes for MILPKIETKKTIVGLVITLAGLLVVLALRFTGTLESAELSLIDFRFLTRGPLSGITAINPIDKDSMDVVIVSLDDESWRLIPYKWPYPREIWARTVRNLTRAGASVLVFDIEFDTEDRKSAYGDSLFAEAIMNAHSQGVDVVLAAKYVEEKTRIPPDYINYPIQRLLDAGSETGLIGEVKDPDGVTRNALLFSIITNDSIPHLSLPLKAIKSHLKISDDTKLVPKDTGWEYGGLNILSHKRKINTFMVNYYGPPSNAGPPPPLGPWRTFNRYPLSSVLDDNEFTLKDPLEDVDWMDVFFEDGFMASIGMGQESPFKDKIVIIGVAVETVLDLKETPYYNYFGIQQLMPGMETHAHAIQTILDENYIREIGVETEIIWLIILSLIGYVFLMWLGPVIGGIVLFLLGALYADISIGMFFGDYLWIIKKSLDLALTDGFLERIGNPQIIGTPAMGSSVIVPVVAPILGLLLTYGGNILFQFIIEQREKRKINNMFSTYVSPKVLEHLQDNPEAFGLSGKKMAATMFFSDVANFTSISENLSAENLAVVLNRYLSPMTEILMEYDGYVDKYEGDAIMCDFGVPMPDPDHAWKACFAAIDSQKRLVTLREEIKDEFDVEIFVRMGVNSGDVSAGNMGSAQRFQYTVMGDAVNQASRFEGANKQYDSEIMIGESTYALVKELVEVRPLDKLVVKGKVIPIEVYELLAKKGELSDEMSKVSLFYTEGMELYWKKEWHSALEKFKEALNIKENDGPSLTYVKRCEAFKESPPPDDWQGEFVMTTK; via the coding sequence TTGATTCTACCCAAAATAGAGACTAAAAAAACAATTGTAGGCCTTGTTATCACATTAGCAGGGCTTTTGGTCGTTCTGGCACTTCGATTTACCGGTACCCTTGAATCAGCTGAATTAAGTTTGATAGATTTTCGATTTTTGACACGGGGGCCATTAAGCGGTATTACGGCAATAAATCCGATAGATAAAGACAGTATGGACGTAGTGATAGTATCGCTGGATGATGAATCATGGCGGTTGATTCCCTATAAATGGCCTTATCCGAGAGAGATATGGGCAAGAACAGTGAGAAACCTGACAAGGGCAGGGGCTTCGGTATTAGTATTTGATATTGAATTTGACACCGAAGACAGAAAGTCCGCCTATGGCGATTCTCTGTTCGCAGAGGCGATAATGAATGCTCATAGCCAGGGGGTAGATGTGGTTCTGGCTGCAAAATATGTGGAAGAAAAAACCAGAATCCCCCCCGATTATATTAATTATCCGATTCAAAGATTACTTGATGCCGGCTCGGAAACCGGTCTGATCGGAGAAGTGAAAGACCCTGACGGCGTTACACGAAATGCATTATTATTTTCTATAATAACAAATGATTCAATCCCACATCTTTCACTGCCCTTAAAGGCAATTAAGAGTCATCTCAAGATTTCTGATGACACAAAATTAGTCCCAAAGGATACAGGTTGGGAATACGGAGGCCTGAATATTCTGAGCCACAAAAGAAAAATTAATACATTTATGGTAAATTATTATGGGCCGCCTTCAAATGCCGGTCCCCCGCCGCCATTGGGACCATGGAGAACATTCAACAGGTATCCGCTGTCATCAGTACTTGACGACAACGAGTTTACACTGAAAGACCCGTTGGAAGACGTGGACTGGATGGATGTTTTTTTTGAAGATGGATTTATGGCATCTATCGGTATGGGTCAGGAAAGTCCTTTTAAGGACAAGATAGTTATAATCGGCGTGGCGGTTGAAACCGTTTTGGATTTGAAGGAGACACCATACTATAACTATTTCGGCATTCAGCAGCTTATGCCCGGTATGGAGACTCATGCCCATGCCATCCAAACAATTCTTGACGAGAATTACATACGGGAGATTGGAGTTGAGACAGAAATAATATGGCTTATAATTCTTAGTCTAATCGGATATGTTTTTCTTATGTGGCTCGGACCGGTTATAGGAGGAATCGTTCTGTTTTTACTTGGTGCATTATATGCAGATATAAGTATCGGAATGTTTTTCGGAGATTATCTTTGGATTATTAAAAAATCTCTTGATCTGGCGTTGACAGACGGATTTCTTGAAAGAATTGGAAATCCACAAATCATTGGTACCCCCGCAATGGGCTCCTCTGTAATAGTGCCTGTAGTCGCTCCGATATTGGGACTTTTGCTGACATACGGTGGAAACATTTTGTTTCAGTTCATCATCGAACAGCGGGAGAAACGTAAAATTAATAATATGTTCTCAACTTATGTCAGTCCTAAAGTCCTTGAACATCTGCAAGACAATCCTGAAGCGTTCGGACTATCAGGTAAAAAGATGGCAGCTACAATGTTTTTTTCTGATGTAGCAAACTTTACTTCTATAAGCGAGAATTTGTCAGCTGAAAATCTTGCGGTTGTACTTAACAGGTACCTTTCGCCTATGACAGAAATTTTGATGGAATACGATGGTTATGTGGACAAGTATGAAGGAGACGCAATTATGTGTGATTTCGGAGTGCCCATGCCGGACCCTGATCATGCCTGGAAAGCGTGTTTCGCCGCAATCGATTCGCAGAAGCGATTAGTTACCCTGCGGGAAGAGATAAAAGATGAATTCGATGTGGAAATATTCGTACGGATGGGAGTGAATTCCGGTGACGTGAGCGCTGGAAATATGGGTTCTGCGCAACGATTTCAATACACGGTCATGGGGGACGCTGTAAATCAAGCATCACGGTTTGAAGGTGCCAACAAACAATATGATTCTGAAATTATGATAGGCGAATCAACTTATGCATTGGTGAAAGAATTAGTTGAAGTTAGACCTTTAGATAAATTAGTAGTTAAGGGAAAGGTAATTCCCATTGAAGTTTACGAGCTTCTTGCGAAAAAGGGTGAATTATCCGATGAAATGAGTAAAGTCAGTTTATTCTATACCGAAGGTATGGAGTTATATTGGAAAAAAGAGTGGCATTCGGCGCTTGAAAAATTCAAAGAAGCATTGAATATAAAGGAAAACGATGGCCCCTCCCTTACTTATGTGAAAAGATGTGAGGCATTCAAAGAATCCCCGCCGCCGGATGATTGGCAGGGCGAATTTGTAATGACTACAAAGTAA
- the surE gene encoding 5'/3'-nucleotidase SurE has protein sequence MTKILLTNDDGINAPGLYALYESIRALGDVTVVAPETEMSAVGHAITLTDPLRVAKIDKRGEFFGYSVSGTPADCVKIAVWALLEEMPDLVISGINLGNNTGISIIYSGTVSAATEGTILEIPSIAISLVAFKNPDFTYAAKFAKKIAGIVLEKGLPVGTLLNVNVPNVKEEEIKGVLVTRQGKAAYREYFDKRTDPWGRSYYWMAGEKVELEEEESVDDTALKNNQVSITPIQFDLTDYANLELLKSWNVSK, from the coding sequence ATGACTAAGATACTGCTGACGAACGACGATGGTATAAATGCTCCGGGTCTATATGCTCTGTATGAATCAATTCGGGCATTAGGAGATGTGACAGTCGTGGCGCCTGAAACGGAAATGAGCGCGGTGGGCCATGCTATCACACTGACTGATCCCTTGAGGGTGGCAAAAATTGATAAACGCGGAGAGTTCTTCGGATATTCTGTAAGCGGCACACCTGCAGACTGTGTAAAAATCGCTGTTTGGGCGCTTTTGGAAGAAATGCCTGACTTAGTTATTTCAGGAATAAATCTTGGGAATAATACCGGTATCAGCATTATCTACTCGGGAACGGTGAGCGCCGCCACCGAAGGCACAATACTTGAAATTCCCTCTATTGCAATTTCACTCGTTGCCTTTAAAAATCCTGATTTCACATATGCGGCAAAGTTCGCAAAGAAAATAGCGGGCATCGTTCTTGAAAAAGGATTACCTGTGGGCACATTGCTTAATGTCAATGTACCGAATGTGAAGGAAGAGGAAATCAAAGGCGTTCTTGTCACACGCCAGGGGAAGGCGGCATATCGAGAGTACTTTGATAAGAGAACCGATCCGTGGGGCAGATCATATTACTGGATGGCAGGTGAAAAGGTAGAATTAGAGGAAGAGGAATCGGTTGACGATACTGCCTTAAAAAATAATCAAGTTTCTATCACGCCGATACAATTCGATCTGACGGATTATGCAAATCTTGAATTATTGAAAAGCTGGAACGTTTCTAAATGA